A genomic window from Campylobacter magnus includes:
- a CDS encoding DNA polymerase III subunit delta' → MQNKIIISSDFESIKDEFDGKNARIFEYENMLLDDAKDVIAEAYIAEYEQKNIVIMAKKLGAEVQNSLLKILEEPPKNIVFTLIVPSKNTLLPTVRSRLMLEVRSRAKGRCEHGLDLWRIDLKSLSEFVKTQKELKENGKLSALELSKLVGDIICDALDSGFVFSADELEYFKKLSYISALNTSPEYVLTPLLLLLMKKSKR, encoded by the coding sequence ATGCAAAATAAAATTATTATTTCAAGTGATTTTGAGAGCATAAAAGACGAGTTTGATGGTAAAAATGCGCGTATTTTTGAGTATGAGAATATGCTACTTGATGATGCTAAGGACGTGATAGCCGAGGCCTACATCGCCGAGTATGAGCAAAAAAACATAGTAATCATGGCTAAAAAGCTAGGTGCTGAGGTTCAAAACTCTTTGCTAAAAATACTTGAAGAACCGCCAAAAAATATAGTTTTTACTCTCATTGTCCCTAGCAAAAATACGCTTTTGCCTACCGTGCGCTCAAGGCTCATGCTAGAGGTGCGAAGCAGGGCAAAAGGCAGGTGTGAGCATGGGCTTGATTTGTGGCGCATTGATCTAAAAAGCCTGAGTGAGTTTGTAAAAACCCAAAAAGAGCTTAAAGAAAATGGCAAGCTAAGTGCCCTAGAACTCTCAAAGCTAGTTGGTGATATCATTTGCGATGCGCTTGATAGTGGGTTTGTTTTTAGCGCGGATGAGCTAGAGTATTTTAAAAAGCTTAGTTATATCAGTGCTTTAAATACTTCGCCTGAGTATGTTCTTACGCCCTTACTGCTGCTTTTGATGAAAAAAAGCAAACGCTGA
- a CDS encoding HobA family DNA replication regulator, with protein MDLISWTLGAIRGAEFEGIIMNWLEEQRVAWASLLSSKLGYFLDGASIVLVCDDEYSWFEEYFIKNINTPSKTRPLIPVVPLRSLYPRIDTSVLDESEMALLDDMLNISFGNNFVYFYIGKGSSKLSLIAKSHQNSYMWLFGEQAQNAFCLEKNDPLLDIKILALFRLFDMSLSEVILGKITL; from the coding sequence ATGGATCTTATTAGCTGGACGCTTGGTGCTATTAGGGGTGCTGAGTTTGAGGGTATTATCATGAACTGGCTTGAAGAACAACGCGTGGCGTGGGCTAGTCTGCTTTCAAGCAAGCTTGGGTATTTTTTAGATGGTGCTAGTATAGTGTTAGTCTGTGATGATGAGTATAGCTGGTTTGAAGAGTATTTTATCAAAAACATCAACACCCCTAGCAAAACCCGTCCGCTAATCCCAGTAGTGCCACTGCGCTCTTTATATCCACGCATTGATACTAGCGTGCTTGATGAGAGTGAGATGGCTTTGCTAGATGATATGCTAAATATCAGCTTTGGCAATAACTTTGTGTATTTCTACATAGGCAAGGGTAGTTCAAAACTAAGCCTTATTGCAAAAAGCCATCAAAATAGCTATATGTGGCTTTTTGGCGAACAAGCCCAAAACGCCTTTTGTCTAGAGAAAAACGATCCTTTATTAGATATCAAAATACTTGCGCTTTTTAGGCTTTTTGATATGAGTTTAAGCGAAGTAATTTTGGGTAAAATCACTCTTTAA
- a CDS encoding aspartate kinase, whose protein sequence is MLIVQKYGGTSVGTLERIDEVAKRVIENKKAGNDLVVVVSAMSGVTNQLIEYAEYFAKNAPQDRDMDMLLSSGERVTSALLSIALNAKGYPAISLSGRGAGITTDTSATKARIKSIDTKNIDEALKDGKIVVIAGFQGVNEHGQVTTLGRGGSDLSAVAIAGALKADLCEIYTDVDGVYTTDPRIEPNAKKLEKISYDEMLELASMGAKVLQNRSVELAKKLNVNLVTRSSFNHNEGTLITGEENMTNMEDVVISGIALDKNQARVTMRSVLDRPGTSAEIFKALADKNINVDMIIQNAGQKDGTTNLGFTVPQNEVDSARAVVEKYASSVEFDSDVVKVSIVGVGMKSHSGVASVAFSTLAAEGINIEMISTSEIKISIIVAAKYGELAVRALHKAYKLDA, encoded by the coding sequence ATGCTAATAGTTCAAAAATACGGTGGCACAAGCGTAGGTACGCTAGAGCGCATTGATGAAGTTGCTAAAAGAGTAATAGAAAATAAAAAGGCAGGCAACGACCTAGTAGTCGTAGTCTCAGCTATGAGTGGGGTTACAAATCAGCTTATAGAATACGCTGAGTACTTTGCTAAAAACGCTCCACAAGATAGAGATATGGATATGCTTTTAAGCTCTGGTGAGCGCGTAACATCAGCTCTGCTCTCAATCGCACTAAACGCAAAGGGCTATCCAGCAATCAGCCTAAGCGGCAGAGGCGCAGGGATCACCACTGATACTAGTGCTACAAAAGCACGCATAAAAAGCATAGATACAAAAAACATTGACGAAGCCCTAAAAGATGGCAAAATCGTAGTAATAGCTGGCTTTCAAGGTGTAAATGAACACGGTCAAGTAACCACGCTAGGCAGAGGTGGCTCAGATCTAAGTGCAGTGGCAATTGCCGGGGCTTTAAAGGCTGATTTATGCGAGATATATACTGATGTAGATGGCGTCTACACCACTGATCCACGCATAGAACCAAATGCTAAAAAGCTAGAAAAAATTAGCTACGATGAAATGCTAGAGCTTGCTAGCATGGGCGCAAAGGTATTACAAAATCGTAGCGTAGAGCTTGCTAAAAAGCTAAATGTAAATCTAGTAACACGCTCAAGCTTTAATCACAATGAAGGTACACTAATCACAGGAGAAGAAAATATGACAAATATGGAAGATGTAGTAATAAGCGGAATTGCGCTTGATAAAAATCAAGCAAGAGTAACTATGAGAAGTGTTTTAGACAGGCCTGGCACTTCAGCTGAAATCTTTAAAGCCCTAGCCGATAAAAACATAAATGTAGATATGATCATCCAAAACGCAGGGCAAAAAGACGGCACTACAAATCTAGGCTTTACAGTCCCGCAAAACGAAGTAGATAGCGCAAGGGCTGTGGTAGAAAAATACGCTTCAAGCGTGGAGTTTGATAGCGATGTGGTAAAAGTAAGCATAGTTGGCGTTGGTATGAAAAGCCACTCTGGCGTAGCAAGCGTGGCATTTAGCACACTAGCAGCTGAGGGCATAAATATAGAAATGATCTCAACTAGCGAGATAAAAATCTCTATCATAGTAGCTGCAAAATACGGCGAGCTAGCAGTGCGAGCCTTACACAAAGCCTACAAACTAGACGCCTAA
- a CDS encoding RNA pyrophosphohydrolase translates to MQEKKYRPNVAIIVLAPTYPFDCKVLVAQRSDIKGAWQFPQGGIDDGETPRDALFRELEEEIGTNKVEIIAEYPQWLSYDFPEHARKKMAPYWGQSQKYFLARLKGDAKIDINTKKPEFDDYKFINVNELMRVVTHFKKEVYSKVIKHFKEKGYL, encoded by the coding sequence ATGCAAGAAAAGAAATATCGTCCAAATGTAGCTATTATCGTGCTTGCGCCGACTTATCCTTTTGATTGTAAAGTGCTAGTAGCACAACGCAGCGATATAAAGGGTGCTTGGCAGTTTCCCCAAGGTGGCATAGATGATGGCGAGACGCCACGAGATGCGCTATTTCGTGAGCTTGAAGAAGAAATCGGCACAAACAAAGTAGAAATCATAGCTGAGTATCCCCAGTGGCTAAGCTATGATTTTCCAGAACACGCTAGAAAAAAAATGGCACCATACTGGGGGCAGAGCCAAAAGTATTTTCTAGCTAGACTAAAAGGCGATGCCAAAATAGATATAAATACCAAAAAACCAGAGTTTGATGACTATAAATTTATAAATGTAAATGAGCTAATGAGAGTGGTAACGCACTTTAAAAAAGAAGTTTATAGCAAGGTTATAAAACACTTTAAAGAGAAAGGATATCTATAA
- the hemW gene encoding radical SAM family heme chaperone HemW — MRVYIHIPFCASKCPYCAFGSFTDFSLVRQYFDALNKDLKHQLKEFLKAKKQIKSIFFGGGTPSVVGVKFYEKIMDLLLSYCAKNAEITFEANPNSAKLEWLKSIKNLGANRISFGTQSFDEKKLKFLGRTHSSADTFKAANNALRAGFERINVDFIYGTKLDSKKLLSSELEGIKKLKNLGVKHISAYALSLEQNTPFYAHKNYAKEAPILANFVIKGLKNLGFLQYEISNFSQIGYECEHNLGYWMGDEYIGVGAFSVGCVGKTRLYAHSLIENYINEPLFRKSEYLSDDEWSDERLLLGLRSKLGVDEKYIKNKAILEFLEKDKKILRENGRVFNKNFLLADELACVLC, encoded by the coding sequence ATGAGAGTTTATATACATATACCATTTTGCGCCTCAAAGTGTCCTTATTGCGCTTTTGGCTCATTTACTGATTTTAGTCTTGTAAGGCAGTATTTTGATGCTTTAAATAAAGATTTAAAGCATCAGCTAAAAGAGTTTTTAAAAGCTAAAAAGCAGATAAAAAGCATATTTTTTGGTGGTGGCACGCCTAGCGTGGTGGGAGTAAAGTTTTATGAAAAAATCATGGATTTGCTGCTTAGCTATTGCGCTAAAAATGCTGAAATCACCTTTGAGGCAAATCCAAACTCAGCCAAGCTAGAGTGGCTAAAAAGCATAAAAAATCTAGGCGCAAACCGCATTAGCTTTGGGACGCAAAGCTTTGATGAGAAAAAACTAAAATTCCTAGGTCGCACTCACAGCAGCGCTGATACTTTTAAGGCTGCAAACAATGCGCTTAGAGCTGGCTTTGAGCGAATAAATGTAGATTTTATCTACGGCACAAAACTTGATAGTAAAAAGCTTTTAAGCTCTGAGCTAGAGGGCATAAAAAAGCTTAAAAATCTAGGCGTAAAGCACATTAGCGCCTACGCTTTGAGCTTAGAGCAAAACACGCCATTTTATGCTCACAAAAACTACGCAAAAGAAGCACCGATTTTGGCAAATTTTGTGATAAAAGGGCTAAAAAATTTAGGCTTTTTGCAGTATGAAATCAGCAATTTTTCGCAAATTGGCTATGAATGCGAGCATAATCTTGGCTACTGGATGGGCGATGAATACATTGGCGTAGGGGCTTTTAGCGTGGGTTGCGTGGGCAAAACTAGGCTTTATGCTCACAGCCTCATTGAAAACTACATAAATGAACCACTTTTTCGCAAAAGCGAGTATTTGAGTGATGATGAGTGGAGCGATGAGAGATTGCTTTTAGGGCTTCGCTCAAAGCTTGGAGTGGATGAGAAATACATAAAAAACAAAGCAATTCTAGAATTCCTAGAAAAAGATAAAAAAATCTTGCGAGAAAATGGGCGAGTTTTTAATAAAAACTTCTTGCTTGCTGATGAATTAGCTTGCGTGCTTTGCTAA
- a CDS encoding Sec-independent protein translocase subunit TatA/TatB has product MFGMSLPEIIVILVIAVLVLGPDKLPEALVKFAKFFKYFKAQVSSAKSNFEQEVRIAELKADAAKLKSSVTDISSNVRKKLTFEELDELKKSASDFSTELKSSLDFSQTNTSSEGSSENSRIPSENSQNQVLDKLNVLDKLNSDPLNTKIDEQREGKNV; this is encoded by the coding sequence ATGTTTGGTATGAGTTTGCCAGAAATCATTGTTATTTTGGTTATTGCGGTGCTTGTTTTAGGGCCTGATAAATTGCCTGAGGCACTTGTGAAGTTTGCTAAGTTTTTTAAATACTTCAAAGCCCAAGTAAGCTCAGCAAAAAGCAACTTTGAACAAGAAGTGCGCATAGCTGAGCTTAAAGCTGATGCTGCTAAGCTAAAAAGCTCAGTTACTGATATAAGCTCAAATGTGCGAAAAAAACTTACTTTTGAAGAACTTGATGAGCTAAAAAAATCAGCTAGCGATTTTAGCACAGAGCTAAAAAGCAGCCTTGATTTTAGCCAGACAAATACAAGCAGCGAAGGTTCTAGCGAGAATTCTAGAATTCCTAGTGAGAATTCTCAAAACCAAGTTTTAGATAAACTAAATGTTTTAGATAAACTAAACTCTGATCCTTTAAATACTAAAATAGACGAGCAAAGAGAAGGCAAAAATGTTTGA
- the tatC gene encoding twin-arginine translocase subunit TatC has product MFEDLKPHLIELRKRLFISVLALIVCVIGCFGFWEFILAFISAPLKGALPEGSDIIFKEVTEPFFTAMKVAFIAGLLVACPVMFWQFWLFVAPGLYDNEKKFVIPFVFCATLMFFLGAAFCYYFVLPTGLHFLINFGGQLFLALPSIGEYVGFFTKLVIAFGLSFELPVISFFLAKIGLITDESLKAYFRYAVVGIFIFAAVMTPPDIFSQIMLAAPLIVLYALSIYIAKLVNPAQNDDEDDEDDEGTELEKSQNA; this is encoded by the coding sequence ATGTTTGAAGATTTAAAACCGCATTTAATAGAACTTAGAAAGCGTCTTTTTATCAGTGTTTTAGCACTCATTGTTTGTGTGATTGGCTGTTTTGGCTTTTGGGAGTTTATTTTAGCCTTTATCTCAGCTCCCCTAAAAGGCGCATTGCCAGAGGGCAGCGATATTATTTTTAAAGAAGTAACCGAGCCCTTTTTTACTGCTATGAAAGTAGCCTTTATAGCTGGGCTTTTGGTCGCTTGTCCTGTGATGTTTTGGCAGTTTTGGCTCTTTGTAGCACCTGGGCTTTATGATAATGAGAAAAAATTTGTTATCCCTTTTGTATTTTGCGCTACTTTAATGTTTTTTTTAGGGGCTGCGTTTTGTTATTATTTCGTGCTTCCAACAGGACTTCATTTTCTTATAAACTTTGGTGGGCAGCTGTTTTTAGCCCTGCCTAGTATAGGTGAGTATGTGGGCTTTTTTACCAAGCTTGTTATTGCCTTTGGACTTAGTTTTGAACTACCTGTTATTAGCTTTTTTCTAGCAAAAATCGGTCTTATTACTGATGAGAGCTTAAAGGCGTATTTTCGCTATGCGGTGGTGGGGATTTTCATCTTTGCAGCTGTGATGACACCGCCTGATATTTTTAGCCAGATTATGCTAGCAGCACCGCTTATCGTGCTATATGCGCTTTCAATCTACATCGCAAAACTTGTAAATCCAGCTCAAAATGATGATGAAGATGATGAAGATGATGAGGGCACAGAGCTAGAAAAGAGCCAAAATGCGTGA
- the queA gene encoding tRNA preQ1(34) S-adenosylmethionine ribosyltransferase-isomerase QueA, which yields MRELKLSSYDYFLPEGLIATKPVEPKGQAKLLVYDRKKDSIEHLHFSDLAQILPECAIIFNDTKVIKARIYGQKDSGGKIEMLLNQPLGGSNFSCFIKGSVKAGQNLEFPSNLKAQVLELKDDGSRVVKITQNERELVAHELFAILGSIGHVPLPPYIKRADNKDDESWYQSIFAKNMGAVAAPTASLHFDENMLQELKQKHEHAFITLHVGAGTFKGVESENILEHKMHSEYYEISKSAKAIINSTQKLLAVGTTSTRTVEYFVRSGASSGECDLFLHPLNPPKRVDFLLTNFHLPKSTLIMLVASFLGLEKTLKLYKKAVEMKYRFYSYGDGMLII from the coding sequence ATGCGTGAGCTTAAGCTTAGCTCTTATGATTATTTCTTGCCTGAGGGGCTAATAGCTACTAAGCCAGTAGAGCCAAAAGGACAGGCAAAACTGCTAGTTTATGATAGAAAAAAAGATAGCATAGAGCATTTGCATTTTAGCGACCTTGCACAGATTTTGCCAGAGTGCGCTATTATCTTTAATGATACAAAGGTGATAAAAGCTCGCATTTATGGGCAAAAGGACAGCGGCGGCAAAATAGAAATGCTACTAAATCAGCCGCTTGGTGGCTCGAATTTTAGCTGTTTTATAAAAGGCTCTGTTAAGGCTGGGCAAAATCTAGAATTCCCTAGCAATTTAAAAGCGCAGGTTTTAGAGCTAAAAGATGATGGCTCGCGCGTAGTAAAAATCACGCAAAATGAGCGTGAGCTAGTAGCGCATGAGCTTTTTGCTATATTGGGTAGCATAGGTCATGTCCCCTTGCCACCCTATATAAAAAGAGCTGATAATAAAGACGATGAGAGCTGGTATCAAAGTATTTTTGCTAAAAATATGGGTGCAGTAGCAGCTCCAACTGCTAGCTTGCATTTTGATGAGAACATGCTTCAAGAGCTAAAGCAAAAGCACGAGCACGCCTTTATCACGCTGCATGTGGGGGCTGGGACTTTTAAAGGTGTGGAGAGCGAAAATATCTTAGAGCATAAAATGCATAGCGAGTACTATGAAATCTCTAAATCAGCCAAAGCCATCATAAATAGCACACAAAAACTGCTAGCTGTTGGCACTACTAGCACTCGCACGGTTGAGTATTTTGTGCGAAGTGGAGCTAGTAGTGGGGAGTGCGATCTTTTTTTGCATCCTTTAAATCCGCCAAAAAGAGTAGATTTTTTGCTAACAAACTTCCACTTGCCCAAAAGCACGCTAATTATGCTTGTAGCTAGCTTTTTAGGGCTTGAGAAAACATTAAAACTTTATAAAAAAGCTGTGGAGATGAAATATAGATTTTATAGCTACGGCGATGGCATGCTTATTATTTAA
- a CDS encoding NUDIX domain-containing protein, which yields MDTTIRDIEITELGESKYIRPFSIVFSQNGIRRKWDCIKAHDSVSILLYHKDKDAFLFVKQFRPSLWYHETGGDTSKIDENTGFSYEFCAGLCDKEGLEPEEVAIEEVLEETGYAVPSVNYITSSFTGLGFSANRQSVFYAIIDESMKKGQGGGVDDECIELVFVARKDIYEFLYDESKPKGAGALFGLLWFMTNVAPKL from the coding sequence ATGGATACTACTATAAGAGATATTGAGATAACTGAGCTTGGAGAGAGTAAGTATATTCGCCCTTTTAGCATTGTTTTTAGTCAAAATGGCATAAGGCGAAAATGGGATTGTATAAAAGCTCATGATAGCGTATCAATCTTGCTATATCATAAAGATAAGGATGCGTTTTTGTTTGTTAAGCAGTTTCGCCCAAGTCTGTGGTATCACGAAACAGGCGGCGATACTAGCAAAATAGATGAAAATACAGGCTTTAGCTATGAGTTTTGCGCTGGGCTGTGTGATAAAGAGGGCTTGGAGCCAGAAGAGGTAGCAATAGAAGAAGTGCTAGAAGAGACAGGATACGCTGTGCCTAGCGTAAATTACATCACTTCTAGTTTTACTGGGCTTGGATTTAGCGCAAATCGCCAAAGTGTGTTTTATGCTATCATTGATGAGAGTATGAAAAAAGGGCAAGGTGGCGGTGTGGATGATGAGTGTATAGAACTTGTCTTTGTAGCGCGCAAGGATATTTATGAGTTTTTATACGATGAGAGTAAGCCAAAGGGAGCTGGAGCTCTGTTTGGCTTGCTTTGGTTTATGACAAATGTTGCGCCAAAATTATAA
- the mgtE gene encoding magnesium transporter: MVISKGYSVSQDTLQKLKEQLLAHINNQKELSPAQVAEGLKELKKSDKSAYNELLPKLNKEDLAEVAIEMPDHMLKDVIMHIPQEKIVDAIETLESDDATDLIQNIEDIDEDKAKELFDSLEVESKKEISALIDYKENEAGAYMQVELFKAELSESLQTAIERFRQLKKSGELVSVFALFITDSAGVLRYAVPIDDMILFEPSDSLAKIMSEHGSEYEAHFARDDDDITEVAQIVKDYDLSSIAVVDKAGVLLGRITNYDIHDFLEESATEQIYNLAGVNDEAEEEESVVKAGRARAVWLVLNLITAIISSVVISLFDESINKIVALAILMPIVASMGGNTGTQALTVTVRRLATREITFSNAKSVIGREFAIAFVNGVIFAVLVGLVAHVWFGMAGLGFVIAAAMLINLAGAGFFGAIIPMSLKRFGVDPAVASPVLLTTMTDVVGFLSFLGLATWILL, encoded by the coding sequence TTGGTAATATCAAAAGGATATAGTGTGAGCCAAGATACCTTGCAAAAGTTAAAAGAACAGCTTTTAGCGCATATAAATAACCAAAAGGAGCTAAGTCCAGCCCAGGTAGCCGAGGGGCTAAAAGAACTTAAAAAAAGCGATAAAAGTGCTTATAACGAGCTTTTACCTAAGCTAAATAAAGAAGATCTTGCAGAAGTTGCCATAGAAATGCCAGATCACATGCTAAAAGATGTGATCATGCATATCCCACAAGAAAAAATCGTAGATGCTATTGAAACGCTAGAAAGCGATGATGCAACTGATCTAATCCAAAATATAGAAGATATCGATGAAGACAAGGCAAAAGAGCTTTTTGATAGCTTAGAGGTTGAGAGCAAAAAAGAAATCTCAGCCCTTATAGACTACAAAGAAAATGAAGCTGGCGCTTATATGCAAGTTGAGCTTTTTAAAGCCGAGCTTAGCGAGAGCTTGCAAACTGCTATTGAGCGTTTTAGGCAGCTTAAAAAAAGTGGTGAGCTAGTTAGCGTATTTGCGCTATTTATCACTGATAGTGCTGGAGTTTTGCGCTATGCGGTGCCTATTGATGATATGATTTTATTTGAGCCAAGCGATAGTTTAGCAAAGATTATGAGCGAGCATGGTAGCGAGTATGAGGCGCATTTTGCCCGTGATGATGATGATATAACAGAGGTTGCGCAGATCGTAAAAGACTATGATCTAAGCTCTATAGCTGTAGTAGATAAAGCAGGCGTCTTGCTAGGACGCATCACAAACTATGATATACACGATTTTTTAGAAGAGAGTGCTACTGAGCAAATCTATAACCTAGCTGGAGTAAATGACGAAGCAGAAGAAGAAGAAAGCGTGGTAAAAGCGGGCAGGGCGCGCGCTGTGTGGCTGGTGCTAAATCTAATTACTGCGATAATCAGCTCTGTTGTAATTAGCCTTTTTGATGAGAGTATAAATAAAATCGTAGCTTTGGCGATTTTAATGCCTATTGTCGCTAGCATGGGTGGAAATACTGGCACGCAAGCACTAACTGTAACCGTGCGCCGTCTTGCTACTCGTGAGATTACTTTTTCAAATGCTAAGAGTGTAATCGGCCGTGAGTTTGCCATAGCCTTTGTAAATGGAGTGATTTTTGCGGTGCTTGTAGGGCTTGTGGCGCATGTGTGGTTTGGCATGGCAGGGCTTGGCTTTGTAATAGCTGCTGCGATGCTTATAAATCTAGCTGGGGCTGGCTTTTTTGGGGCGATAATCCCTATGAGCTTAAAGCGTTTTGGTGTAGATCCGGCTGTGGCTAGCCCAGTACTGCTTACTACGATGACTGATGTAGTGGGCTTTTTAAGCTTTTTAGGACTTGCTACATGGATACTACTATAA
- a CDS encoding peptidoglycan DD-metalloendopeptidase family protein: MRGILVFLFFVFSVAQAATGLNKAPNLQEMKWGNGMTLLKFFEQNGVPQKVYYDLEYGDKELADEIQAGSNIWVLKDRNNKLLQALIPVTDELQIHISKTEKSYKMDFLPIEYEVEEKILSLELSNSPHADIANASGLTSLANAFVAAFRGTINFKNAKKGDRLVIFYKQKKRMGRHEGVEIQAAMMETKDGKFRYAYRFKDAYYDENAMELEKYFLLTPVKNARISSHFNPRRFHPVLRRYRAHLGTDYAAPRGTRVHAAGNGKVVHVGTKGGYGKTVIIRHIGSEYSTLYAHLDGYAKGLKVGQSVKQGELIGFVGSTGMSTGPHLHFGMYRGQTAVDALRVLKVVKSASSIKDKELFKKVARAYDEKLNSALASSHQNPAKELSFGNIKRI, encoded by the coding sequence ATGCGTGGGATTTTGGTATTTTTATTTTTTGTTTTTAGCGTGGCACAGGCTGCTACAGGACTAAACAAAGCCCCAAATTTACAAGAAATGAAGTGGGGAAATGGCATGACTTTGCTAAAGTTTTTTGAGCAAAATGGTGTGCCACAAAAAGTGTATTATGACCTAGAATATGGGGATAAAGAACTAGCCGATGAGATACAAGCAGGCTCAAATATCTGGGTGCTAAAAGATAGAAATAACAAGCTTTTACAAGCCCTAATCCCAGTAACTGATGAGCTTCAAATCCACATTAGCAAGACTGAGAAAAGCTATAAAATGGACTTTTTGCCTATAGAATATGAAGTTGAAGAAAAGATTTTAAGCTTAGAGCTATCTAACTCCCCGCACGCTGATATAGCAAACGCTAGCGGGCTTACATCTTTGGCAAATGCTTTTGTAGCAGCCTTTCGCGGCACAATAAATTTTAAAAACGCTAAAAAAGGCGACCGCCTAGTGATTTTCTATAAACAAAAAAAGCGTATGGGACGCCACGAGGGCGTTGAAATCCAAGCAGCGATGATGGAGACAAAAGATGGTAAGTTCCGCTACGCTTACCGCTTTAAAGATGCGTATTATGACGAAAATGCTATGGAGCTTGAAAAATACTTTTTGCTAACGCCGGTTAAAAACGCACGCATTAGCTCTCATTTTAATCCACGCCGTTTTCACCCAGTTTTGCGCCGCTATAGAGCTCATCTTGGCACGGATTATGCTGCACCAAGGGGCACTAGGGTTCATGCAGCAGGCAATGGTAAGGTCGTGCATGTAGGCACAAAAGGTGGCTATGGAAAAACTGTGATTATAAGACACATAGGCAGCGAGTATAGCACGCTATATGCTCACCTTGATGGCTATGCAAAAGGACTAAAAGTAGGTCAAAGTGTAAAACAAGGAGAGCTTATCGGTTTTGTAGGAAGTACTGGCATGAGTACAGGTCCACACCTACACTTTGGTATGTATAGAGGGCAGACAGCTGTGGATGCCCTGCGTGTGCTAAAGGTGGTAAAAAGCGCTAGTTCTATCAAAGATAAAGAACTATTTAAAAAAGTAGCAAGAGCCTATGATGAGAAGCTAAACTCAGCCTTAGCTAGCTCACACCAAAATCCAGCTAAAGAACTAAGCTTTGGTAATATCAAAAGGATATAG
- the pseG gene encoding UDP-2,4-diacetamido-2,4,6-trideoxy-beta-L-altropyranose hydrolase — protein sequence MNVLIRADGNEKIGSGHIMRTKSIANELKGLGAKVLYALADERGKRLINNEFQSVVLSSNYECLDDEIDALSSVVKEQKIKLILLDSYFVTPKYFKELKKLAKVAYIDDLDAFAYECEALINYGAFFDKNEYKARQNLAKKYFLGSEFAPLRAEFRSTQKSSKNTQKKQVLLTTGNTDLLGIMPRLLEAFLSDESLKNLEFLAISGAFNEHENQLLALSAKHKNIKVLKSPKNMAQIMAGADFVLSAGGSTLYELASLAKAVICFSIAANQNNIKSWAEARAMLYAGDAKADSHSVVVRSVKLLKSLLNDENLAKTLGQKAHFFVDGKGAIRLAKELLSL from the coding sequence ATGAATGTTCTAATAAGAGCTGATGGCAACGAGAAAATCGGCTCAGGGCATATCATGCGCACAAAAAGCATAGCCAATGAGCTTAAAGGGCTTGGCGCAAAGGTGCTTTATGCCTTGGCTGATGAGCGTGGCAAAAGGCTCATAAATAATGAGTTTCAAAGCGTGGTTTTAAGTAGCAATTATGAGTGCTTAGATGATGAAATAGACGCACTTAGCAGTGTTGTAAAAGAGCAAAAAATCAAGCTAATTTTGCTTGATAGTTACTTTGTAACCCCAAAATATTTTAAAGAGCTAAAAAAGCTAGCAAAAGTAGCATATATAGATGATTTAGACGCTTTTGCTTATGAGTGTGAGGCTCTTATAAATTATGGTGCTTTTTTTGATAAAAATGAGTATAAAGCTAGGCAAAATCTAGCAAAAAAATATTTTTTAGGCTCAGAGTTTGCCCCACTTAGAGCCGAGTTTCGCAGCACGCAAAAAAGCTCTAAAAACACGCAAAAAAAGCAGGTTTTGCTAACTACTGGAAATACTGATTTGCTTGGAATTATGCCAAGGCTTTTGGAGGCGTTTTTGAGCGATGAGAGCCTAAAAAATCTAGAATTCCTAGCAATCAGTGGGGCTTTTAATGAGCATGAAAACCAGCTTTTAGCCCTTAGTGCTAAGCATAAAAATATAAAGGTGCTAAAAAGCCCTAAAAATATGGCGCAGATTATGGCAGGGGCTGATTTTGTCCTTAGTGCTGGTGGTAGCACGCTATACGAACTAGCTAGCCTTGCTAAGGCTGTGATTTGCTTTAGCATCGCGGCAAATCAAAATAATATAAAAAGCTGGGCTGAGGCTAGGGCGATGCTCTATGCAGGCGATGCTAAGGCTGATTCCCACTCTGTGGTGGTAAGGTCTGTAAAACTGCTAAAAAGCTTGCTAAATGATGAAAATTTAGCAAAAACTCTAGGGCAAAAGGCGCATTTTTTTGTAGATGGCAAAGGCGCAATTAGACTAGCCAAAGAGCTTTTAAGCCTTTAA